One genomic segment of Alkalimarinus alittae includes these proteins:
- the recA gene encoding recombinase RecA, with translation MDDNKKKALTAALSQIERQFGKGAVMKMGDQPREAMPAVSTGSLGLDVALGIGGLPYGRIVEIYGPESSGKTTLTLQVVAEAQKQGKTCAFIDAEHALDPDYAEKLGVNVDELLVSQPDTGEQALEIADMLVRSGAVEVIIVDSVAALTPKAEIEGEMGDHHVGLQARLMSQALRKITGNIKNANCLCIFINQIRMKIGVMFGNPETTTGGNALKFYSSVRLDIRRTGAVKVGDEIVGNETRVKVVKNKVAPPFKQAEFQIMYGKGIYHMGEVIDMGVKCGLVDKAGAWYSYKGDKIGQGKANSAVYLEEHPEIATEIEGLIREQLMPKPATAAEKEEAMEQIEI, from the coding sequence ATGGACGATAACAAAAAGAAGGCGCTTACCGCAGCATTATCACAAATTGAAAGACAGTTTGGTAAAGGCGCTGTCATGAAAATGGGGGATCAACCCCGTGAAGCGATGCCTGCTGTTTCTACAGGTTCTTTGGGGCTTGATGTCGCGTTAGGCATTGGTGGGCTTCCTTATGGTCGTATTGTTGAAATCTACGGCCCTGAAAGTTCAGGTAAAACAACACTAACCTTGCAAGTCGTGGCTGAAGCCCAAAAGCAAGGTAAGACCTGTGCGTTTATTGATGCTGAGCACGCGCTTGACCCAGACTATGCTGAAAAGCTAGGCGTTAACGTTGATGAGCTTTTGGTTTCTCAACCAGATACTGGTGAGCAAGCACTTGAAATAGCTGACATGTTAGTACGTTCTGGTGCGGTTGAAGTAATTATAGTTGACTCTGTTGCCGCATTAACCCCTAAAGCTGAAATAGAAGGCGAAATGGGAGACCATCACGTTGGCTTGCAGGCACGTTTAATGTCACAAGCGCTGCGTAAGATTACGGGTAATATCAAAAATGCTAATTGCCTGTGTATCTTCATTAACCAAATTCGTATGAAAATTGGTGTGATGTTTGGTAACCCTGAAACCACAACCGGTGGTAATGCACTTAAATTTTACTCATCTGTTCGCTTGGATATTCGTCGTACGGGTGCCGTTAAAGTAGGTGACGAGATTGTAGGTAACGAAACTCGAGTTAAAGTGGTTAAGAACAAGGTTGCACCTCCTTTCAAACAGGCTGAATTCCAGATTATGTATGGTAAAGGTATCTACCATATGGGTGAAGTGATCGATATGGGCGTTAAGTGTGGGCTTGTTGATAAGGCCGGCGCTTGGTACTCATATAAAGGCGATAAAATTGGTCAAGGTAAAGCAAACTCAGCTGTTTATTTAGAAGAGCATCCTGAAATCGCCACTGAAATTGAAGGGCTTATTCGTGAGCAGTTGATGCCAAAGCCTGCTACAGCAGCAGAAAAAGAAGAAGCGATGGAGCAAATAGAAATCTAA